In Pseudobdellovibrio exovorus JSS, the genomic stretch GTTGAGTTACGAGATGGCCTTGAAAAAGATATTTTGTATCAAAGCCACTTGTTTGTATTGCCGTTGCAATATGAACAGCGTGAGCTTTTTTATAAAAACAATGTCGATAGTTTTTCTTTTTTATGTGAAAAATTCCCGACATTAAAAGATCTCGATGTGCGCCTTGTTCTTCCTTTACAGTCTGGTCAGACAGAAAACAAATTGCTTCACGAGTCGATTCACTTGCTGACTTTTGATCAAATTTTTAAAAAAGAGACCTACTTTTATAATTCAGACTTTTCTTTAAAAGAAAAACACGACTGGCTTTTACGTCACTTAGCGACCGAAGGAACTGTGTTGGCTTTAGAGCTGATGTCGACCATCGTTCCGCCAACCTATGAAAACACCTACATCACCCATTTTTCTTGTCATCAGGTGGCCCAACATCCGAGTGATTATCAAGTTCTTCTTGAAGCAGCAAGTGCCTTCGGTATGACTCGTCTTTATCGACTTTTAGCGCGGGGTTTTCTAAGCGCAAATCTTCTTCCAGGAAAGAACCTCCTTGAACAAGGTGAAGTGAATTTGATTTGCGAAGATTTAGCCGACTCTCCGCTGGCATGGAGAGTTTGTAAGCGCAGTCAGGATTTAGGAAATGGCTTCCGCATTGGCTCAAATACGCGTTACTTTACCTCGTTAGGTTTAGCCGAAAACTATGAAAAGACTATTTCCAGTTGGCAGCTAGAAAACCATTTGTCTAATCCTATAGTCGACCAGATCATCACTTTAAACGAACGCTTTTTGAAAGATTCCTAAGCGGCTTTTCTAATTGTGTTCCCATATAGTGAGCAAAATCTTCTGAGCCTTTTCCGTTGAAGTGCACATGATCATAAAAAATCTCTGTTCTTCCCGAAAGATCTTTGTCCGCATCAACCAGAATCAATTGTCGTGACTTAGCGACCTGTCGGATTTCATTTTGAATTAATTGCGAGGCTTTTAATATTCCGTCAAAATTCAGCTCGACAAAACGATAGTTCACTTTTTTTCTATCTTCGTCTTTTAGATGTTTTACGGGCAACATCGCCTGCGTTGCTAAAATGGGCGTTACCCCTGCGCTTTTAGCTATCTGGACAAAAGCTTCATAGTTGATTTTAATTTGATTTTTGAAATCTTCTTTTATTTCTGCGCCGTACATTTCGTCGTTGCCATAGTTCGCACGGCGATTTTCTATGGCGTTTTTGTTGTCTTCTGAAAAATAAATATCGAGGAACTTATAGCGTGCCAGTAAGTATAAATAAGAGTGCTCTGAAAGAAACTCGTCCACTTTGTTTGCGGGATAAATGTAGACATTTCTTTGTTCCTGAAAAGAGGGAATAAACGGAAGTTGTGGCGCGCTTTTATTGAAAAACCGAATGTCATTCCACGCTTCATAAAGCAGAACCGCATCTGGCTTTAAAAACTCTACCTCTGAAAGGAATCTGGCGGTGATTTCTGCACTTGAGGCCCCAGGGATTCCTGCATTGATCACTTCGATAGGAAGACCTTTTGCTTCTAACTCTTTTTGCAGTTGCTCGGGCCAGCTGACCGCGACTAAGGGATCAAAAACGGTGGACCCGCCGTAGATCACCAGACGAAATTTCTTTTTGGGTTCCTCAATTTCAGCCCCGCGATAGCCATAGCTATTGATTTGAACCCATAACCCTTCATCTTTATGTATCAGTCGTTTTTCACGCTTGATTCGCTGTCTTGAAAAGGCGCTAGGCTCGTACTCTAACGATTCGGCTTTGATTTGTGCGGGTGTGAGGAGTGGCTCCTCGGTCAACGCTAAAACGACAGGATCTAGCACCGCCAGAAACAGCAAGAAAACAAGCGTCGTCGTTACTAGTATTTTACACTTCTGACTTATCAACATAAATCTCCACAGAGTTTATCATGTTTTGATCAAGAGTCGCCTCTTCATAAAAAAGTAAGCGATTGGGGGCCAATACCTCTTGAGGAAATAACAAAATGTCTTTTGTCGATTCTGCAATCAACATTTTCTTCAGCTCGCTATGTGTTTGACTATGCGTCTGACTGTGCGTTTGTTGGTTTGCGCTGCCCTTTTGAATTTTGTTGGCGCACGCGGACGCCACAATCATGGCTGCGGTGC encodes the following:
- a CDS encoding SGNH/GDSL hydrolase family protein codes for the protein MLISQKCKILVTTTLVFLLFLAVLDPVVLALTEEPLLTPAQIKAESLEYEPSAFSRQRIKREKRLIHKDEGLWVQINSYGYRGAEIEEPKKKFRLVIYGGSTVFDPLVAVSWPEQLQKELEAKGLPIEVINAGIPGASSAEITARFLSEVEFLKPDAVLLYEAWNDIRFFNKSAPQLPFIPSFQEQRNVYIYPANKVDEFLSEHSYLYLLARYKFLDIYFSEDNKNAIENRRANYGNDEMYGAEIKEDFKNQIKINYEAFVQIAKSAGVTPILATQAMLPVKHLKDEDRKKVNYRFVELNFDGILKASQLIQNEIRQVAKSRQLILVDADKDLSGRTEIFYDHVHFNGKGSEDFAHYMGTQLEKPLRNLSKSVRLK